The following coding sequences lie in one Micromonospora sp. R77 genomic window:
- a CDS encoding helix-hairpin-helix domain-containing protein — translation MRSVDSSLGTLPKIGAPATRALNNAGYTALSELAGVPRTELAKLHGMGPKALEIIQSTLEEHNLSLG, via the coding sequence ATGAGGAGCGTGGACTCTTCCCTCGGCACTCTGCCGAAGATCGGTGCGCCAGCGACGCGGGCCTTGAACAACGCTGGTTACACGGCTCTGAGTGAGCTTGCCGGGGTGCCGCGTACTGAGCTGGCCAAGCTACACGGCATGGGCCCGAAAGCGCTCGAGATCATCCAGAGCACGCTTGAGGAGCACAACCTGAGTCTGGGCTAG